A single region of the Yersinia entomophaga genome encodes:
- the dpiA gene encoding two-component response regulator DpiA yields the protein MEWLNILVVEDETPLAEMHAEFIKQSNYCRQVWLAGNLQQARSMAARFKPDLILLDNYLPDGSGLEFLRELALEGSNFGVIFVTAASDMDTVAEALRYGVFDYLIKPVAYERLEHSLERFSHRHHALQEGDKVSQRQIDAMYNTYARGTQKSVLPQGIDQLTLDKIQALFADSDAEYTAENVAVTLGLSRTTARRYLEFCSANNALQAEIIYGKVGRPQRIYRAKTLG from the coding sequence ATGGAATGGCTTAACATTTTAGTGGTGGAAGATGAAACGCCACTGGCAGAAATGCACGCGGAGTTTATCAAGCAAAGCAATTATTGCCGCCAGGTATGGTTAGCCGGAAATCTACAGCAGGCGCGTAGCATGGCGGCACGTTTTAAACCGGACTTGATCCTGCTGGATAACTACCTGCCCGACGGCTCTGGGCTAGAATTCCTGAGGGAACTGGCTCTTGAAGGCAGCAATTTCGGTGTCATTTTCGTCACCGCAGCCAGCGATATGGACACCGTTGCTGAAGCATTACGCTACGGCGTATTCGATTACCTGATAAAACCCGTGGCTTACGAGCGGCTAGAGCACTCTCTGGAACGCTTTAGTCACCGGCATCATGCTTTGCAGGAAGGCGATAAAGTCAGCCAGCGCCAAATTGACGCAATGTACAACACCTACGCCCGGGGTACGCAAAAATCGGTATTGCCCCAGGGTATCGATCAGCTCACTTTGGATAAAATTCAGGCTTTATTCGCCGATAGTGATGCCGAGTATACCGCCGAAAACGTGGCCGTGACCTTAGGGCTCAGCCGCACAACCGCTCGGCGTTATCTGGAATTCTGCTCTGCAAACAATGCGCTACAGGCGGAAATCATTTACGGCAAGGTTGGACGTCCACAGCGAATTTATCGCGCCAAAACGCTGGGTTG
- the dpiB gene encoding sensor histidine kinase DpiB — protein MAFPLRIFLMLLVFSVILIGAMDRFLTHSFEQYLINQVSKMAMNQAKIVASMDSVVSAVKQRDQQRLAQIVTRLGTSSDFDYIVIGDANSRRLYHPNPDKIGLPMQWTKEGALERGESYIIYGKGSMGKAMRAKTPIFDSDGKVIGVVSLGYLISKIDHWRLSYLTPLTSYFVIILITLLFLAWLFSNHIRRQMMGMEPKEIARVLRQQEALFGAVFEGLLAVDPEGKITAINQNARKMLRVSATPYQLVGRSVSEVVSPDHFFLDREGGNRQDELCTFNGLNIIANRAGIWTDDIFQGWVVSFRSQDDIYTLSAQLSQIKQYVENLRTVRHEHLNWMSTLSGLLQMKEFDRALEMVKTESSSQQALIDTLRDTFKNRQIAALLFGKYHRAKELGLSLTFIPGCQLGILPVTLGENELAAIIGNLLDNAFEASLKNPDGDKNIEMYLSDEGHELILEVADHGCGIDPELQDSLFERGVSSKHSEEHGIGLYLVATYVHQSGGTITVEKNPPQGTLFTVFIPKTYDLKS, from the coding sequence ATTGCCTTCCCGCTGCGCATATTTTTAATGCTATTGGTTTTCTCCGTTATCCTGATCGGGGCAATGGATCGCTTTCTAACCCATAGTTTCGAACAATATCTGATCAATCAGGTCAGTAAAATGGCCATGAATCAGGCCAAAATTGTTGCCTCTATGGACTCCGTGGTTTCTGCGGTCAAGCAGCGAGACCAACAACGCTTAGCCCAAATTGTTACACGGCTAGGCACCAGCTCCGATTTTGACTACATTGTGATTGGCGATGCCAATTCCCGTCGTCTTTACCATCCTAATCCGGACAAAATCGGCCTGCCGATGCAGTGGACTAAAGAAGGCGCACTGGAACGCGGCGAGAGCTACATCATCTATGGCAAAGGATCGATGGGGAAAGCCATGCGGGCTAAAACGCCGATCTTTGATAGCGATGGCAAAGTTATCGGCGTAGTGTCCCTCGGCTATCTAATCAGTAAAATCGATCACTGGCGTTTGAGTTATCTCACTCCCCTCACCAGTTATTTTGTTATTATTTTGATTACCCTGTTGTTTCTTGCCTGGTTGTTTTCCAATCATATTCGTCGTCAAATGATGGGAATGGAACCAAAGGAGATCGCGCGGGTACTTCGTCAGCAGGAAGCCCTGTTTGGGGCGGTGTTTGAAGGACTATTGGCGGTAGATCCTGAGGGCAAGATCACGGCAATCAACCAAAACGCTCGTAAAATGTTACGGGTATCAGCCACGCCATATCAATTGGTTGGCCGTAGCGTTAGCGAAGTGGTTTCTCCGGATCATTTCTTCCTCGATCGGGAAGGCGGAAACCGACAGGATGAGTTGTGTACCTTTAATGGGTTAAATATCATCGCAAACCGTGCCGGTATTTGGACTGATGATATTTTTCAAGGCTGGGTGGTCAGCTTCCGCAGTCAGGATGATATTTATACCCTCAGCGCACAGCTCAGCCAGATAAAGCAGTATGTTGAAAATTTACGTACCGTTCGCCATGAACATCTCAACTGGATGTCCACTCTGAGCGGATTATTGCAAATGAAGGAGTTTGATCGCGCGCTGGAGATGGTAAAAACCGAATCGTCCTCCCAGCAGGCGCTCATTGATACCCTGCGCGATACCTTTAAAAACCGGCAAATTGCGGCACTGTTGTTTGGAAAATACCATCGAGCCAAAGAGTTGGGGCTGAGCTTAACCTTTATTCCCGGCTGTCAGTTGGGCATACTGCCTGTAACTCTCGGTGAAAATGAGCTAGCGGCAATCATCGGTAACCTGCTGGATAACGCTTTTGAAGCCAGTCTGAAGAACCCTGATGGAGATAAAAATATTGAAATGTATTTATCCGATGAAGGCCATGAGTTGATTCTAGAAGTCGCCGATCACGGTTGCGGTATTGACCCTGAGCTGCAAGACAGCCTGTTTGAGCGCGGTGTCAGTTCCAAACACTCAGAGGAACACGGTATCGGCTTATATTTGGTCGCGACTTATGTTCATCAGAGCGGTGGCACCATCACCGTTGAGAAGAACCCACCGCAGGGTACTTTATTCACGGTCTTTATTCCAAAGACCTATGATCTCAAAAGCTAG